The window AAGCTTTCagatcgcctgctgccttggaagcagACGAgaaagaggacaggctacccaTTAGGCTGTcatcattgcaagtagaagtaggagtaGCAAAtgtaatcgatgcacatccaggtaagtaaacaaccatcGCAGGTGCAGCTGCGGTCGTTGTGAGATatggatacgtactcgtgtggagtgcttgtgctgtcaaaacgtatttgaggtttTCTCAAATAATGACGCGATAATGatgtcgaatactagcaacaatagtggcacagtgtaccggtgagttcatgcaaaactctagtgctgtgagaaagagaacaaaatgagttgaagttcGTACATTGATTTCATGTTGACACAAGGTAGTACAGTATGCTGTaatgcatacgactgcattcactacacatgatgatcaagcaCCTATAGAGACGCAAGTCTGGATATAGTCATCAACAcctcctagccatttgcagtacttttagtcctGCATGAAAGTCTTCCTTACCCTCCTATTTCTCAAATgcggctctccttttcttttgcaaaggttccagagtgctgcaaccttgaagtgtggaggcaggtagatggaaaatggtggccttaatttcgctcttctacgACCCAGACTAAGTCCTTGAATTGACCTGGCTGTATGAATCTCAAAGCAATCtggctaaaagtggctactacagactcctgtccactcagtaggacgcgttgtactcagtagtagtcgcccggacgacacaaacgtctctgcaattgtcctcctTATTGCAATTCCCACTCTTTCTTAACTTGGGGATCTTCAGAAATTGAAACATGATTgattgcgtatgacttgcgcgAATAGGTGCATCCTGCAGTCACGCAACACCGAACCATTCTTTTGCCACtgattcctttgtttacaatacgttagcgtggagtctcccctctgtgacatcacactacaccacacccaTTATAACCCATTACTgaaacttgaagaaccggaagcaacgttgacctgctatatctcagcaaagacttatcttaaaatctaaaactatttttcctgtcatgtatgcaactagaactttcaatttccaacataaaagaatttttgatttttgcattgcagttaccctttaataaGGCGGTGATTAACAGTAACTTTGTTTCGGATTTAGCCAATTAAGTAAGTAATATATTAGCAATTGGGATATACGAATTTAGCTAAACTGTTTTTCTAATAACTTTAATTGACACATAATTACAACATTTCTGTttgcattgatattaattcaaTTAGGCGTGGTGCTATGGTAACATCTTTAGCAGAAGCATGTAAAGAGAGAAGATGGAGCGTCCGTCTAGGCATGGGTGGGGTGATATCGTTGTGATGGTAAGAGGCGGAGCCGTTGTTTACGCTGTGCCTTATATCGTAAGTTTAAGTTAGCTTCAGGTCGAGAAGACGGCGGCCAGAGGAAGCTGCGAGAAACAATGAcctgacaacaagaagaaagcCGGGTCCCTTCACCAAAGTCAGCGTTTAGAAGGATATGCGGATTTACCGCTTTCCTGTCCAGCTGAGTAGTGCTTGCACGCTGTACTGATGTGAATGTTACCATCAACGTCTACGTCTCATTTTGCAACAAGTGTCAGAGCTGTCGTTCTAGCGCTAACTCAAAGGATAGTGGCTCCGCCTCTTACCATCACAATGATATCACCCGACCCATGCCTAGACGGACGCTCCATCTTCTCTGTTTATATGCTCCTGCCTTTTATTGGGTGTCTAGGCCCCTCCTTCTAACGAATCCGGGCAACACAATAGTAGGTATGCACTGCGTCGTAGTTAgataataattacaataatGTACCATGTTCACAGACACCGATTGCTGTTGGCTCCTAGCGGCTTGACAACATTACAAAATTTAGGTACTTCATAGGCCGTACTGAAATAACCGAAATAAATCGCCAccaaaatttcttggtttacagtagtGATTTAGTGCCACTGACTGTGTGTCCAGGATTGTGGCAAATTGTTAAGCTCCGAGGAGGCAGGCCGAGGATGCTATCCTATTGACAACCATCTCTATTGCCTTGAATGCAACCGTAAACGACTACAGTCACAGCAAGAACCACCAGTCACAGACGTGTGACATATAGCACGACATCATTTAGTATTAGTGATATTTCTTTCAATTTGAGGGACAGCAGACGATTGACTTACAATTTAGAGTTTGATCTTTGGTATGACAGAATAGTCTTCGTTACTTTGCGTTCTCAATTTGCTGTTATAAGGATACAGTTGCTCACATTGTTGGATAACGCTCAAATGAACGGCTGTATTTCAGTATATGATGAGTGAGTTCATGGTGCTCAAAGAAATCTATCTAAAAATCTCTTACAATTTTTTCACACAGCACACAGGTTTCCTAGCTGGACTCTCTACTTTCAATTAGgtaaacaaatttaattatttaatcaaataaaaataatttaaaacttattttattaatctaattaattaattttaaaattagcTAAATGATTGGAATGTTAATTTGCtacataattttaatttaatttgctAAACAAGGCTGAGCAGCTACCTTGTTACCACAAGTTTACTTACCAGTCTCTTGCACCATCTGTTGGATAGTTAAACACAGGTCAGTCACCTGATGTACAACCAACTCGCTCCGCCTACTGCGTAACATGTGACCAGTAACGTGACCAAATAATAACGaaacttatttattacccatGTCATAGGATTCTGCTATGACATAACAAacatatgacgtcattaatttCAAATCGTGCACAACGTCATTTGGCTGCATTCTCGTTTTGAGGTGGTTTACAAGTTTGTGTATATTGTCTGCAGTACTAATGAATAAATTGGTTAATTTCGAGTAtagttctgtgtgtgtgtgtgtgtgtgtgtgtgtgggtttgtgtggtgtgtggtgctgtagctcaattggttagagagtccatttggagaatgaaaacatccgggaccttgcaagcaagaaacttacatacaattgcttctcttgactcaggagtataaatgagtacctggtcattgactggggtggacatgaccgctggtaacatcatgcagacgggtacttgtgggccttggtgtccagtcccaaagctgtgccattgtcagtgcccctggatgactccagccaagctccaggtggattgtagtgctggcccTTAAAGTCTCCACGTAGCGCACGGAGTCCCTGTATCTAGAGggaggggagctatctccgcaactgacctcattCCCCCTTCATGAACGacatggagggcttgacatttgtacaggtgtgtgtgtgtgtgtgtcacagggTTTAGGCActgattagttaattaattaattaagagtcgTCTGAGAGGTTTGGCCAAACAGACAATAGAAGGTAGTACAGTACTTTGGTAATCATGTACACTAAaacaaatcaattaattttttaacaaattaattaaagacaactACAGGATCTTGtctaattataaatattacaTATCCAACTCAATACCTATAACAAACACAAGAAATGTAGAGAACGTTATGTCCAACCTTGTCTCACATTCATCTGCTTCATATGATACCGACTCGTTGCTTGTCTTTGTGGCTTCTTGACAGTATCCAGGCTTTGTAGTTCAGCGTCTACTTGATCGTCCAGTATGTCCATATCAATTAACGTGGCACTCTGACGGGTTTTCACTTGCGGAGGACGAGGAACGCATTGATCAGGTTTTTGTCCCGATTTTCCATCAGACGAGTTGACTGACGAATGAAGAAGGGCCGAACGTTTAAGGTTTGAGATGGCAGGAAGAACAACAGGCAGAGTTGTGACATTCACTATGGATGGTCTGTTTTCATCTGATGGTTTCTGTCTTCTTACCTTCGATTGCTTTCTTTCACCTTGCATTACGTCAACAAGAGAAACGGTCGCTAACTCGTCATCATCAATGATATCAATGAGTTGAGCTGATTCTCGTGTCTTCACCATTGGTGGTTTTTCTACTATTGCCGTTGATGGTTCGTTCGATTTCTCTGGAGACTCGATAGCAAACGGATCGGGAATAGATcgattgatattaaatgaTTCGATGGGTCTGGCAGACTTTTGAGTTACGTCAATCGTTTCTTCGATCTCAAACTTGTCGTCCACCGATTTGTTCTTCGTTTCGAATGGCTCTCTCTCTACTGCAAACACCTTCACTTGCGACGTACGTCCGCTGACCGACTGCCACACGTTCTTCACTCCTTTCCAACTAACCGTAGACGACTTACTCTCTTTTCTGTGAGAAATCTCGTCTCGTTCATTTCTGGTAGAATTATTTCCTCCCACCCACGCATTTATCGGTTTGCCTGGCCGTAGTTCTGATGGCTGCTGTGCCTTGTTGGATTGCTTTCGTGCTTTTGGTTGTTGAGTGTGAACACACGGCTGTAAACCAAACCATGTGGGCATGATTACCTTCACAGCTGTTGTAAGAGGAAGGCTCATTGATGCAAGATTAGAACTGGACGTGATTGGCCATCCAAAATAGCAGCAAATGGATATTACAACAAAGTAGTGCTGGATCTTGTCCTtggatatgtgtgtgtattcaagAGGTGTGAAGAATTCCATGTCAGGTAGGAGTGAATCGATTGTTTCCGATTGTGGCGTATCGGGTAACGGTGTGAGAGAGATCTCTTCTGTTTTCTGCTTGGATTCTTGTTTCCCGGATGATGACGCAAGATAGCTTTTCACGTATAATGAAGTTGCAGCTGCCATGTCGCCTAAATGTACTCACACTGAGTGCCTTCCTCCCTCcatcagacacacacacacaccacacgcatgcatgcactcacacacacacacacaccacacgcacgcatgctctctctctctctctctctcacacacacacacacacacacacacacacacaaacatgcacggacacacacacacgtgcgcacataacaaacaaacaaacaataaaatgtattaaaaaataaaaacattttcaaCCAACACACAAAAGTTTTCTGAAATATGATTGCTGCCATGGCTCGCAACCTGAATTTACAAACTTCATTCTATAATCTGTGTCTTCTTGCGCTAATTAATTAGCTTAATTTAAAGCCTAACATGTCACGACTCAAAATTGCTGCTGGACCCCCTTCTGGCCCATCTGCTTCAGCAAGTAAAATATAAATAGGAAAATGCAAGTTTGCTCACGCTCACCGAATAGAGCAAATGAATTTAGACAATTACCACATCTACCCTGCATGTACAAACTGCAAGTAATGATTAGTGACATGCTATACATTAgacttgtacatgtactgtatccAGTGTATTTACGTGCCCTTCTCAAGCACCagcatgtggtcaagcacgtGAATATACGGGCATGCAAGAAAAGGCCTGGTAGAgtgcagtatatatatatatatatatacaaagtgatatgtacagtacagacaCAGCGAATCCACTCACCATCTGGTCTTCTCATTCGTTTCACTTTTCGTACTCGAATCTTGAGACTGCCACTTTTCAAATTATACTCGACCGACAACAGCACCTCTGGCACATCCACATTCTCCTCAAACTTCACCACATGCTCGACATCCAGCTGAGACATTCCTCTCTCCAGAACCTTCTTTGCCAAATACAATTTCGTTTCTTTACTTTCCTTCGCGTTCAACGTTCTCTTCTCTCTGATTTCTTTCAAGAATTTCTTACACAAAACATCCTCCGTGACGTCATAAACCGTTTTCCCGCCATCATCTCTCACATCAATATTCCCGCCGTTCTCGACGAGAAGACGAAGTATCGCCAAGTTTCCTTCACCGGCAGCAAGATGCATTGGCGTCGAACCATTGACAAGATCTCTAACCGACGGATCCGCTCCGTTTTGAAGTAATTTTGAAGTGATGATGACGTCACCACCCAATACAGCCTCGTGCAGTGCTGTCCATTCATAGAGACCGATGGCGTTTGGGTCGACTCTCTCTCGTATAGCCTGATTGAGCAGATCGACGTCATTGAATCTGGCGGCTTCGTGGAATTTCGTGTCTTCGTAACTGACGGACATTTGAAACGGACGTCACAAAAAGACACTAGAGTACAGTCGTAAATAGCGACAAACTGTTGTCGTTATAAGACAAATGAAACCAGAAAGTAACGTGTAAACAAACTGGTcgcttagtctcgcgtagccagaccctaccgccgCGCATACTTCACAAACTTTACTAGCCCGGATGTGATTATGTTACCTAGAGCATAATTTGTAGTTATTCTCATTACAAAACACACTGACCGCTCATTAATTACACATGTAATTACTCAATATGacggttaatattaatgaccAAAGCTAAGACAAAGTTAGTAGCAGTTTGAATAGTATATTGGCCCttaaacaattgcaacaactaGCAGCACATAAACATTCCATCACACAGCATGCTGGCAGTGACATAAATTTTAATTCACTCCTTCTCCAGAATGCTGACCCGAGTTTGAGCCTGCGTCAAACAGCAGTGGTTTCTTCTCACTGGGTTTTGCTCCAGACAACTTGATCATGATCCACCCCCAAAGAGGTACAAACACCAGATTATAGTAGATAAATGTACCACATACAAGAAATACATAACCAACGGGCTGAAGAGGTTGAAAGCTGTCCCATCCAATGCTGAGACTCACGATCCAAATAAAGAGAGTTCTCACACTATCCAAGACCATACGAGTAGTCGCATTCATTTCCTTGGTGACAGTAATGCCGGAGAAGTTAAAGAACGATATGCTGAGAATGAGTCCGATTGTAGCAATAATGAGGGTCCGACTGTTTCCAATCTGATAAACAGCATCAATAACGTTTTCCAGACGTGCAGGACGGACAGATGAGAAAGATACTGGAATAAAATAAAATGCAAATTGCAGCAGTCCGAGTACAGTGAAACCCCAGATGCCTTCCCATCCAACAGCCTGAAGTGGTGGCACGTCATACTTGACAATAAACTTTTGTTCATACGTCATTTGTACAGCTATGATGACTTGAGAAGTCACGATGAGTAAATCTCCAGTCAACTGAGACGTCTTGTCAAGTCCTTTATCGCCTCCATACAATGTATCACCCACACCAATCACAAGTAATCCAGCGACGACAAACATCATCCCGAACCAATGATGTTTACGCAAACGTTCATTAAGAAATGCAACAGACAAGAGACCAGTAAAGATCATAACAGCACCACGAAGCATCTGGAAACTAGACGCGTACGTCATAGTGAGACCAGCGATCATTATAGACGAGCCAGTCATATCACAACACGCAGGAAACAAAAAGATAAGAGGATTGAATGGCTTTGCCTTGTTTGTTGCCTTGCCCTGAAATCGTTTCCAGGTTACAATCACT of the Corticium candelabrum chromosome 7, ooCorCand1.1, whole genome shotgun sequence genome contains:
- the LOC134182078 gene encoding uncharacterized protein LOC134182078, translated to MSVSYEDTKFHEAARFNDVDLLNQAIRERVDPNAIGLYEWTALHEAVLGGDVIITSKLLQNGADPSVRDLVNGSTPMHLAAGEGNLAILRLLVENGGNIDVRDDGGKTVYDVTEDVLCKKFLKEIREKRTLNAKESKETKLYLAKKVLERGMSQLDVEHVVKFEENVDVPEVLLSVEYNLKSGSLKIRVRKVKRMRRPDGDMAAATSLYVKSYLASSSGKQESKQKTEEISLTPLPDTPQSETIDSLLPDMEFFTPLEYTHISKDKIQHYFVVISICCYFGWPITSSSNLASMSLPLTTAVKVIMPTWFGLQPCVHTQQPKARKQSNKAQQPSELRPGKPINAWVGGNNSTRNERDEISHRKESKSSTVSWKGVKNVWQSVSGRTSQVKVFAVEREPFETKNKSVDDKFEIEETIDVTQKSARPIESFNINRSIPDPFAIESPEKSNEPSTAIVEKPPMVKTRESAQLIDIIDDDELATVSLVDVMQGERKQSKVRRQKPSDENRPSIVNVTTLPVVLPAISNLKRSALLHSSVNSSDGKSGQKPDQCVPRPPQVKTRQSATLIDMDILDDQVDAELQSLDTVKKPQRQATSRYHMKQMNVRQGWT
- the LOC134182211 gene encoding solute carrier family 35 member F6-like → MPGDRTSRTKSRRSWVFHVVIAVVMVATGSLNTLAMKWADVTSAPGQKGVYQEHLCDSLYGDMPCPGDDRSPNKSHNHSFDHPFFQALCMFFGEVTCFLAFKVIVTWKRFQGKATNKAKPFNPLIFLFPACCDMTGSSIMIAGLTMTYASSFQMLRGAVMIFTGLLSVAFLNERLRKHHWFGMMFVVAGLLVIGVGDTLYGGDKGLDKTSQLTGDLLIVTSQVIIAVQMTYEQKFIVKYDVPPLQAVGWEGIWGFTVLGLLQFAFYFIPVSFSSVRPARLENVIDAVYQIGNSRTLIIATIGLILSISFFNFSGITVTKEMNATTRMVLDSVRTLFIWIVSLSIGWDSFQPLQPVGYVFLVCGTFIYYNLVFVPLWGWIMIKLSGAKPSEKKPLLFDAGSNSGQHSGEGVN